From Desmodus rotundus isolate HL8 chromosome 12, HLdesRot8A.1, whole genome shotgun sequence, one genomic window encodes:
- the CTTNBP2NL gene encoding CTTNBP2 N-terminal-like protein has product MNLEKLSKPELLTLFSILEGELEARDLVIEALKAQHRDTFIEERYGKYNISDPLMALQRDFETLEEKNDGEKQPVCTNPLSILKVVMKQCKNMQERMLSQLAAAESRHRKVILDLEEERQRHAQDTAEGDDVTYMLEKERERLTQQLEFEKSQVKKFEKEQKKLCSQLEEERARHKQLSSMLVLECKKASSKAAEEGHRAGELSLQLQQERGRVSELEEELAAERKRGLQTEAQVEKQLSEFDIEREQLRAKLNREENRTKTLKEEMESLRKIVKDLEASHQRCSSNEQLKKPVTASKGTVTEPPRLVSVFCQTESFQAERTHGSSAAKAVITGLPGPTTPTYCYAKTNGHLDPEIQTTKELITGSSVENQVPPREKSVGSAPEKAVENGGCAVGTESPVPMPSQLPSSGSSLSPSSTASSSLTSSPCSSPVLTKRLLGSSASSPGYQSSYQVGINQRFHAARHKFQSQADQDQQVSGLQSPPSRDLSPTLMDNSAAKQLARNTVTQVLSRFTSQQGPIKPVSPNSSPFGTDYRNLASTASPRGDTSHSPTPGKVSSPLSPLAPGIKSPTIPRAERGNPPPIPPKKPGLAPSPSTSAPLTKAHSQATPLTSSEDLANSCSSNAVVANGKGVEILLPTGS; this is encoded by the exons GCCCAACACAGAGATACTTTCATTGAAGAACGTTATGGAAAATACAACATCAGTGATCCTCTGATGGCTCTGCAGAGAGACTTCGAAACCCTGGAGGAGAAAAATGATGGCGAAAAGCAGCCAGTCTGCACAAACCCGCTCTCGATTCTCAAGGTGGTGATGAAGCAGTGTAAGAACATGCAGGAACGCATGCTGTCCCAGCTGGCCGCTGCCGAGAGCAGGCACCGAAAG gtGATCCTAGACCTTGAGGAAGAAAGGCAAAGGCACGCCCAGGACACAGCTGAAGGAGATGATGTCACCTACATGCTGGAGAAGGAGCGAGAGCGACTGACTCAGCAG TTGGAGTTTGAGAAGTCCCAGGTGAAAAAGTTTGAGAAGGAGCAGAAGAAGCTGTGCAGTCAGCTGGAGGAGGAGCGTGCCCGCCACAAGCAGCTCTCGTCCATGCTGGTGCTCGAGTGCAAGAAAGCCAGCAGCAAGGCTGCCGAGGAGGGGCACCGGGCCGGGGAGCTGAgcctgcagctgcagcaggagcGGGGCCGCGtcagtgagctggaggaggagctggccgCTGAGAGGAAGCGAGGCCTGCAGACGGAGGCCCAGGTGGAGAAGCAGTTGTCTGAGTTTGACATCGAAAGGGAACAACTGAGAGCTAAACTGAACAGAGAAGAGAACCGGACCAAAACTCTGAAAGAAGAGATGGAAAGTTTGAGGAAGATCGTGAAGGATCTAGAAGCTTCTCACCAGCGTTGTAGTTCTAATGAGCAACTAAAGAAACCAGTAACCGCATCTAAAGGCACAGTGACCGAGCCCCCCAGGCTAGTGTCTGTATTCTGCCAAACGGAGAGTTTTCAGGCAGAAAGAACCCACGGGAGCAGTGCGGCCAAGGCAGTGATCACTGGGCTGCCTGGTCCCACCACTCCTACTTACTGTTATGCCAAAACCAATGGCCATTTGGACCCAGAGATACAGACTACCAAGGAGTTGATTACAGGCAGCAGTGTAGAAAACCAAGTGCCTCCACGAGAGAAATCTGTGGGATCAGCCCCAGAGAAAGCAGTGGAGAATGGTGGGTGTGCTGTGGGGACTGAGAGTCCAGTCCCAATGCCGAGTCAGCTCCCCTCCAGTGGGAGCTCACTGTCTCCCAGCAGCACTGCATCCTCCTCTCTCACATCCTCTCCTTGCTCGTCACCAGTACTAACTAAGCGCCTCTTGGGGTCCTCAGCTAGCAGTCCTGGCTACCAGTCATCCTACCAGGTAGGGATCAACCAGCGGTTCCATGCAGCTCGGCACAAATTCCAGTCCCAAGCAGATCAGGACCAACAAGTCAGCGGTCTGCAGAGTCCCCCGTCCAGGGACCTGTCCCCTACCCTCATGGACAACTCTGCCGCCAAGCAGCTGGCCCGCAACACAGTCACTCAGGTGCTCTCCAGATTCACCAGCCAGCAAGGGCCCATCAAGCCCGTCTCCCCCAACAGCTCCCCCTTCGGCACAGACTATCGAAATCTGGCCAGTACTGCCAGCCCACGAGGTGACACCAGCCATTCACCAACTCCAGGGAAAGTATCCAGTCCTCTGAGTCCCCTGGCTCCAGGAATCAAGTCCCCGACCATCCCCAGAGCTGAGAGAGGAaaccctccacccatcccacccaaAAAGCCCGGCCTTGCCCCTTCTCCATCCACTTCCGCTCCACTGACCAAAGCTCATTCCCAGGCGACCCCGTTGACCAGCTCAGAAGACCTGGCGAACAGCTGCTCTTCGAATGCCGTCGTGGCCAATGGCAAGGGTGTCGAGATCCTTCTGCCTACCGGCAGCTAG